The nucleotide sequence GGGTCAGAGCCCTGACCAATGGAATCCCTCAGACATAAGTGCTCTCACCTCCCTTGTATGAGGTCAGCACTTCTGCTCCTTCCACTCCTCCCACTTCCCCAACCATagtttcccctcctctctctagcttcttctttcctctcagaGGCTCAGAATCAGGCAGTGGAGAATCAGCCCCAACACCTTCCTGCCATCCATGAGCCCAGGTTCAGCATGAAGAGATCACCTCCAATGTCCCGTGTTTCTGGACCCATGGATGCATGATGGCCCAAGCAGCCCCACTACTATTGCTGCTGCCTTTTCTATTAATGGGTATTTGGGGGAGCGGTGGAGGTTAGGGAAGGTTGGAGTTGGTGACTGAcagggagcagagaagagagaggagagtgacagaagggagggagtaCAATGTTGTGTGGCTAGGAGGGCCTGAGGAGGGATAGGAGtagtggtgtgctggagccagctcactCTGGCTTGGAAGAGCCGGCTGTCAAATTTTCAGCGAGAGCATTTCCaccttgaaaattggcaaagactGCATACAAATGAAgagttgatttattgttttatattgactTGGCTTAAAAAAGTAATGGTGAggatgttaataatgcatattaaattttaaaacatatcaTACCCATGTATgtacatgggtgtgtgtgtgtgtgtgtgcacgcatgtatgtgtgtgtgtgtgtatgtatgtatgtacatatatagtgagagaaggaaagacagaggagggggagggaagaagaggaagagggacagagggagagaaagagaaagattgagAGAACTGCTTGTTCATTGTTTACTAGCACACCACTGATTAGGTGGCTCCCCTGTGTGAGGAGCTGGCTCTATGAGGCATATTTTCTTAGAAGAAGAGGCTGCTTGAGGACACCAGCACCCTTACCTTGTTCATATTCTTCAGTCAATGGAGGGAGGGGAGTCAAGGGAGGCCCAGCTGGGCTCCCCCTGACCTGATAATCTCTTTTTCAGGTTCACAGGGACAAGTGACCCAAGTGAAGTACCAGGAGGGGCAGACACTCAGAGTGAGTTATAGCTATGATCCCCAGAGAGGCGAGGGGAGGTGGAAAACCTGGTGTAAAGTGAGAGAGAATGGAAAAGGGTGTGATAGATTAATTACCGTGAACTCAGTCTACACTGGGCAACTTAGTGACCGACGAGTCTCCCTGAAGGATGACACCCACACTGGTACCATCACCATCTCCATGTCTAACCTTGAGGTGAAGGACTCAGGAATCTACCTGTGTGGATTCTATGACTCTGTCAACCAGGTAATTTATGTTATCGAGACAATCAGCTTAGAGGTTTCTCCAGGTAAGTCCCTGCCAACCCAATCCCCTTCCTTTCAAGCAGAGATTATTAGGTACCTAGTGTGGACATGACCCAGGGCTAGGATGTGACCTTAGGCCTCCCCGGGGTCTCTAGGGAGACACTGCTCAGCCTCTTTCAGTCCTCCagcttcctgcccctcccctttcccaccccctctTCACTTCTTTCCACACCATGGTTTTGATGTTAGTTCTTTTCATCCCTGGGGAAGGTGAGGCATTTTCTTCTCTGGTCTCATTTCCATGCAGGGCAGATGTTTGTCCTGGAGCTTCTACTTCTTGAGTATCATGAGTCACACGCAGACTCATTCAAACCAATGCACCTGCAGCTTACACAAGCATAGACACACACAGGGTCCTCccaacatacacacagacacagaattGTGCCTCACTGATTTGGGATGCCTGAATCTCTGGCCccaggagagggggtgggggagtttCCGCCAGTGGTATTGTTGAAGCAGGTCCTGGCAGGTTCTAATGAAAGAGCATAGACACAGAGTCATCTTAGCTATCAAACTGTCTTATATTGTGACCCTGAgaggtcatttcacctctcttaggcttatttcctcatttgtaaaatggaggtggggagggaagggtacAATGGTAGCAATGATGCTCTGCATCTGAGAATTATTAAGATTGCCTTCATTTCTGACAAGAACCACACCCCACCCCTGGGGATAGAGGAAGCATCCCTTAGGAATATCCTGGGTCAGGCTGTCAGAGGGCCTAGGGGTGGCAGAGGAGTCTGATGGTGACATTAGCAGTAGAAACTATAGGCTGGAGTACTTGACAATACATAAGTAATGAGATAtcatttattataatatattagcCCTCAGCATGCCTGCATATGATGCCTAATGTAGTTTCAAGGCCCAGCACCTCACTTGGGACCAGCAGCCTAGTGTTCTGGCCCCTCCAGGGAAGAGCAAGCAGGTGTGTTTGTTGGGTCAAGGACCAAACGTTTCATTCCTCTGTTCTTTTTTCAGCCACAACATTGAAGACCACCAAGCTTTCTCGACCTACCACTGAGACACCTCTCagcacctctgccacccccttgGCCACCAGCAGGTAAAACTCCTTCATGGAAATCCAGTGTGTTCCAAGAGCTCCCAGTCTCAGCACTTAATGTGGGGCTCACTTGTGTTCTCCAGACTCTTAGTCCAAAGTGACCTCTTTCCAACCTTCCCTTCTGGATGGAAGAATAAAAGGGCAAACATGGTGGGCAAAGATGATGGTTTCCTTGGGCCTAGTGGGATTGTTCTTACAAGCTTCCCCCTTTTTGTTCATTTCCAAGTTGAAGATGGCTTGAAATCTGATTTCTTTTCTGCCTAGCCCAGCATTTTTCAGTTCTGAACCCACGCTGACTTGTGTCATATGCTAAACCAGGCTTGGAGAACATTTTCACTTGGGAAGGTCGCATTAATATTTTGgtataataaaagaaatatcaGAGGAACAAAAAtgcaattatgaaaataaaaagatttctgCTGCAAAATTCATAATTAGTCAAAGGGTTGCTGTTACagacctagaaggtcacaggttcctcatccctgcACTGAGCCCTTCCCCTCCTGCACCACTACATTTTGGACAGTGGCTACTTTTATCTTAATTCTTCATCTCCAGATAAACCAGACAAATCCCAAAATTCTTCCCTGTTAGACAACTCTCTCTTCTTGGTAAGCTGGGCAGTATTCCCTCATGGCTGATGGGCAGAGGTCTGGCTATGTCACCCCAGAAcctctagtgactccctattgctttcAGGTTATAATGCAAACTCCTGGCTTCCATCTGAAATTCTTCAGACTCTGGCTCCAGCCAACTTTTCTAGATTTCTAGAACCTTCCTATGTTCCATACCCTCCATGTTCCAGCcattcttccttgcttttcttcaCACACCACATGCCAGCTCTCATCTCCATGACTCTGTCCCCTGCCTCCAATGcaatccctcctcacctccacctttagTTGTCTgcagtttccttcaaggctcaactcaagcaCCTCTTTATACAAGAGACTTTCTTCATTCCCCTTAATTACCAGTGACTTcccaaaatattcctttgtattTATCTGGTTAGAATGTTGTATCCACTGCTGGTGTTGTCATTCACCCAGAACACCAGAAGCTACTTGCATGATGAGATCACTTCCTTTCtgtcctctctccccccatctaGGGCAGTTCCTGGCTCTGGGCAGGCTCTTAATTCACAAATGCTCCTGGATTCATTCAGAGAGCTCAGTCCTGCTTTGAGCCCCTggacaagagaaaaagaaacaaaaatcaaatctTCCTACATCCTGAAGTCACAAAGTGaagagaagtgatgag is from Trichosurus vulpecula isolate mTriVul1 chromosome 7, mTriVul1.pri, whole genome shotgun sequence and encodes:
- the LOC118858365 gene encoding trem-like transcript 4 protein, which produces MMAQAAPLLLLLPFLLMGSQGQVTQVKYQEGQTLRVSYSYDPQRGEGRWKTWCKVRENGKGCDRLITVNSVYTGQLSDRRVSLKDDTHTGTITISMSNLEVKDSGIYLCGFYDSVNQVIYVIETISLEVSPATTLKTTKLSRPTTETPLSTSATPLATSSPPHSSIFSSSPVIQVLCGLIVTKGLVFTALVILLGRCRGPGKGRSQSELSQDQNDLK